In the Thermovirga sp. genome, one interval contains:
- a CDS encoding phenylalanine--tRNA ligase subunit beta has translation MFASLNWLKELVDIPVDVPTLAQRLTDTGVEVEGLEVPVPLFRGAVTARIASIAKHPDRPDLFVLYVDAGSRKGVCVTAARNLKEGDMVPWGLPGCVLADGTEVSTRDFQGVVSEGMVLSAEEIGLPGIADEFGILRLGEGFTRGEDARKALGLDDTVLELSITPDRGDLLSMVGMAREISAIFPEARYRGISPVIPPRAPMLDDFQGITLVDPGCPFYALGSIEKVRIMPSPVKARIRLLLSGMRPISNVVDATNLVMLLVGQPLHAFDDARLPGREITVRLARGGEMILTLDGKTRVLDGEDLLITSGGKPVAVAGVMGGEESEISDGTTRVLLESAHFDSIKVSRASRKLGIPSEAAYRFSRFVDPCKAEVALAVAMDMMAAWGAGVPGGWIAAGEALQKERKVALTSAVLGKIIGTGDLDMATAILGRLGISTDDRDSSIRFYRIPSFRPDISIEEDLIEEVARIRGYDKIEAILPPVMHATGDITDRMRAERAVRSTAMARGYSEVVTYCFVSPAAVAMLRFPESDPRSSPVVLSNPLSVDMSVLRTTLAPGLIQALLKNISSGWRRAIRIFETGMVFFGKGQEVEEIFRLGGCVCPGVDNRSPWGEQETEDFHSVAADIEAIFASRGVALDLVPGSEPFGHVGKTARILAGGNDIGYLLTLKPEIESEMELPAPVFLFELDMEPLVHNGKAAFGEVRKYPPVFRDISLVVKEGVYSSEVLVLLRELGGRLLEDVRLFDIYKGKGIPEGHRSLAYTLAYRDPEKTLRDDDVDQIHGKLRDKLVQRGIRLR, from the coding sequence ATGTTCGCGTCGCTCAACTGGCTCAAGGAATTGGTAGACATCCCCGTAGATGTCCCGACGCTGGCCCAGCGGCTTACCGACACCGGCGTCGAGGTCGAGGGCCTCGAAGTCCCGGTGCCCCTGTTCCGGGGCGCGGTAACGGCAAGGATCGCTTCCATCGCTAAACACCCTGACAGACCGGATCTTTTCGTCCTCTACGTTGATGCCGGGAGTAGAAAAGGTGTTTGCGTGACCGCGGCCAGGAATCTCAAGGAGGGCGACATGGTTCCCTGGGGTCTCCCCGGATGCGTGCTTGCCGATGGTACGGAGGTATCCACCAGGGATTTCCAGGGCGTGGTCAGCGAGGGTATGGTCCTTTCGGCCGAGGAGATCGGCCTTCCCGGAATCGCCGATGAGTTCGGAATTCTCAGGCTGGGGGAGGGTTTTACCCGCGGAGAGGATGCCAGGAAAGCCCTCGGACTTGACGATACCGTGCTGGAGCTCTCAATTACACCTGACCGGGGCGACCTTTTGAGCATGGTCGGCATGGCCAGGGAGATCTCCGCGATCTTCCCTGAGGCCAGGTACAGAGGGATCTCCCCCGTGATTCCACCCAGGGCGCCGATGCTTGACGATTTCCAGGGTATAACCCTCGTTGACCCGGGATGCCCCTTCTATGCCCTCGGTTCGATCGAGAAGGTGCGGATCATGCCTTCACCGGTGAAAGCCAGGATCAGGCTCCTTCTTTCCGGCATGAGGCCCATTTCAAACGTCGTGGACGCGACCAACCTGGTGATGCTACTGGTGGGTCAGCCCCTTCACGCCTTTGATGATGCCCGGCTTCCCGGTAGGGAGATCACCGTGCGTTTGGCCCGGGGAGGCGAGATGATCCTGACTCTGGATGGTAAAACCAGGGTCCTGGATGGGGAGGATCTCCTTATAACCAGCGGGGGCAAGCCCGTTGCCGTCGCTGGCGTAATGGGTGGAGAGGAAAGCGAGATCAGCGACGGAACAACCAGGGTCTTGCTGGAATCGGCCCACTTCGACAGCATAAAGGTAAGTAGGGCCTCCCGGAAACTTGGTATACCCAGCGAGGCTGCCTATCGGTTTTCCCGCTTCGTGGACCCCTGCAAGGCCGAGGTGGCCCTTGCGGTGGCCATGGACATGATGGCCGCTTGGGGCGCCGGCGTTCCAGGAGGGTGGATAGCCGCTGGTGAGGCTCTCCAAAAGGAGCGGAAGGTAGCCCTCACCTCGGCTGTCCTCGGCAAGATCATCGGAACCGGAGACCTGGACATGGCCACGGCAATTCTGGGGAGGCTCGGCATCTCCACCGACGACAGGGACTCCTCCATTAGGTTCTACAGGATACCCTCCTTCAGGCCGGACATCTCCATCGAGGAGGACCTCATCGAAGAAGTAGCGCGAATCAGGGGTTATGACAAGATAGAGGCCATCCTGCCGCCGGTCATGCACGCCACCGGCGATATCACCGACAGGATGAGGGCCGAGCGGGCCGTCCGGTCGACGGCCATGGCCAGGGGGTATTCGGAAGTGGTTACCTACTGCTTTGTCTCCCCGGCGGCCGTAGCGATGCTCCGGTTCCCTGAATCGGATCCAAGGTCGTCCCCGGTGGTTCTTTCGAATCCGCTTAGTGTTGACATGTCCGTCCTGAGGACGACCCTTGCCCCCGGTTTGATCCAGGCTCTTTTAAAAAATATCAGTTCCGGGTGGAGAAGGGCCATAAGGATCTTCGAGACAGGCATGGTCTTTTTCGGTAAGGGACAGGAAGTCGAAGAGATATTCAGGCTGGGAGGGTGCGTCTGCCCCGGCGTCGACAACCGGTCGCCCTGGGGCGAGCAAGAGACGGAAGACTTTCATTCTGTTGCTGCAGACATCGAAGCGATATTCGCGAGCAGAGGGGTTGCCCTGGATCTTGTCCCCGGAAGCGAGCCCTTCGGGCATGTGGGAAAGACGGCAAGGATCCTGGCCGGCGGGAACGATATCGGATATCTTTTGACCCTCAAGCCGGAAATAGAGTCCGAGATGGAACTTCCGGCACCGGTTTTCCTTTTCGAACTCGACATGGAACCCCTTGTCCACAATGGAAAAGCGGCCTTCGGTGAGGTAAGGAAGTATCCTCCTGTCTTCAGGGATATTTCCCTGGTAGTGAAGGAGGGAGTCTATTCCTCCGAGGTCCTGGTACTTCTTCGGGAACTGGGAGGCCGGCTCCTTGAGGATGTGAGGCTCTTCGATATTTATAAAGGAAAGGGAATCCCGGAGGGTCATCGAAGCCTCGCCTACACGTTGGCCTACCGTGACCCGGAAAAGACATTGAGGGACGACGATGTAGACCAGATTCACGGGAAGCTCAGGGATAAGCTTGTCCAAAGAGGGATCAGATTAAGATAA
- the pheS gene encoding phenylalanine--tRNA ligase subunit alpha, producing MVEEGKRLGDIHDDVSRIEALFNSALSRADTLDALQGVRVRFLGKKGELTSLLKRLGSLPVGERPEAGKMLNELRDSMEESLAKRAKQCADVQVTARETGEWLDVTLPGRGRPWGAFHPVAQITQEAIDIFVSMGFSVAYGPEVEDDFHNFEGLNIPPHHPARDMQDTFYLENGLLLRTHTSPVEVRSMRKWGAPLRIIVPGKVFRRDSDQTHTPMFHQLEGLLVDENISLAHLKGCLEAFVNRIFGRTLKARYRGSYFPFTEPSLEMDVECVACSGENPTCRICKGTGWLEISGLGMTHPNVIRAGGIDPARYNGFAWGMGLDRIAMLKYGLNDLRIFFEGDLAFLNSKGEHR from the coding sequence ATGGTCGAGGAGGGGAAGCGCTTGGGCGACATTCATGATGATGTAAGTCGAATCGAGGCCTTGTTCAATTCAGCACTTTCAAGGGCGGATACACTGGATGCACTCCAGGGAGTGAGGGTCCGCTTCCTCGGCAAAAAAGGCGAACTTACCTCCCTGCTCAAGCGCTTAGGTTCGCTTCCGGTAGGCGAGCGTCCCGAGGCTGGAAAAATGCTGAATGAACTGAGAGACTCCATGGAGGAGTCCCTGGCGAAAAGAGCAAAGCAGTGCGCCGATGTCCAGGTTACAGCCCGCGAAACGGGGGAGTGGCTCGATGTGACCCTCCCTGGCAGGGGCCGCCCCTGGGGAGCGTTCCACCCCGTTGCCCAGATCACCCAAGAAGCGATCGACATATTTGTCTCCATGGGATTTTCCGTAGCCTATGGCCCAGAGGTGGAGGATGACTTCCACAACTTCGAGGGCCTGAATATACCTCCTCATCATCCCGCCAGGGATATGCAGGACACCTTTTACCTCGAGAATGGACTACTCCTGAGGACCCATACCTCCCCGGTTGAGGTGAGGTCCATGCGGAAATGGGGCGCCCCCCTGAGGATTATCGTTCCCGGTAAGGTCTTCCGGAGGGACAGCGATCAGACCCATACCCCCATGTTTCACCAACTGGAGGGGCTGTTGGTGGACGAGAACATCTCCCTGGCCCACCTCAAGGGTTGCCTGGAAGCCTTTGTAAACCGGATATTTGGTCGCACGCTGAAGGCCCGGTACAGGGGCAGTTATTTCCCCTTCACCGAGCCGTCCCTAGAGATGGATGTCGAGTGTGTAGCCTGTTCGGGCGAGAATCCGACGTGCCGGATCTGCAAGGGGACTGGATGGCTTGAGATATCCGGGCTGGGAATGACCCATCCGAATGTCATCCGGGCTGGAGGCATTGATCCCGCCCGCTACAACGGCTTCGCCTGGGGGATGGGTCTCGACCGTATCGCCATGCTCAAGTACGGGCTGAACGATTTGAGGATCTTCTTTGAGGGCGACCTGGCTTTTCTCAACTCGAAGGGGGAGCACAGATAA
- the rplT gene encoding 50S ribosomal protein L20 — MPRVKGGSASDQKRKKLFDTTKGYFGRKKNVFRRAQEAYLHSMSNAYKDRKARKRDFRKLWITRISAGARMNDMTYSTFMNGLRCANIEINRKMLADLAVQDMPAFARLVDRAREALVK; from the coding sequence ATGCCCAGGGTTAAGGGCGGAAGCGCCAGTGATCAGAAAAGAAAGAAGCTTTTTGATACGACCAAGGGCTACTTTGGTAGGAAAAAGAATGTTTTTCGAAGGGCGCAGGAAGCGTACCTCCATTCCATGTCCAACGCTTACAAGGACAGGAAGGCCCGAAAGAGGGATTTCCGCAAACTCTGGATAACCAGGATAAGCGCCGGGGCCCGGATGAACGATATGACCTACAGCACATTCATGAATGGTCTCAGATGCGCCAACATAGAGATCAACCGCAAGATGTTAGCCGATTTGGCGGTGCAGGACATGCCGGCCTTCGCCAGGCTGGTTGACCGGGCCAGGGAGGCGCTGGTGAAGTAA
- the rpmI gene encoding 50S ribosomal protein L35 — MPKMKTHSGAKKRFSRTGSGKFVYHKGGRRHLLGKKNSTRLRRLRRKSVISPSLEERMKTLLPYA; from the coding sequence ATGCCGAAGATGAAAACGCACTCGGGGGCCAAGAAAAGGTTCTCGAGGACAGGGTCGGGGAAATTCGTTTACCATAAAGGCGGCCGTAGGCATCTTCTTGGGAAGAAGAATTCTACGCGCCTCCGCCGCCTCCGCAGGAAGAGTGTCATCTCCCCCTCCCTCGAGGAGCGGATGAAGACGCTTTTGCCCTACGCCTAG
- a CDS encoding translation initiation factor IF-3, which translates to MAKSSEEPRTNEEIRAKEVLLIDAQGVKVGVVPLAQALALAEERELDLVEVSAQADPPVCRILDYGKYKFQQQKRDKDARKKSKGQVVKEIKMRPKIDLHDYNFKVRAIKDFLLSGYRVKVAVFFRGREMAFLDRGREVLDKVVRDCEGIGKVDMPPRMEGRYMRLMMMPVPQSVKKPKVAATNTVAAGEPEKTKVSVEE; encoded by the coding sequence ATAGCTAAAAGCAGCGAAGAGCCACGCACCAACGAGGAGATCCGGGCCAAGGAAGTCCTTCTGATCGACGCCCAGGGGGTCAAGGTCGGAGTTGTTCCCCTTGCGCAAGCGCTGGCCCTTGCCGAAGAAAGAGAGTTGGACCTGGTGGAGGTTTCAGCCCAGGCAGATCCTCCCGTCTGCAGGATACTCGATTACGGCAAGTACAAGTTCCAGCAGCAGAAGAGGGATAAGGATGCGAGAAAAAAATCCAAGGGACAGGTCGTCAAGGAAATAAAGATGAGGCCAAAGATCGACCTGCACGATTACAATTTCAAGGTGCGTGCCATCAAAGATTTTCTCCTTTCGGGCTATAGAGTCAAGGTGGCCGTCTTTTTCAGGGGAAGGGAGATGGCGTTCCTTGACCGGGGCCGGGAGGTTCTGGACAAAGTAGTAAGGGATTGCGAGGGCATAGGAAAGGTCGACATGCCTCCCCGAATGGAAGGAAGGTACATGCGCCTGATGATGATGCCGGTGCCGCAATCCGTGAAGAAGCCGAAGGTGGCGGCGACAAACACCGTTGCCGCCGGAGAACCGGAAAAGACAAAGGTTTCCGTCGAGGAGTAA